One genomic window of Gossypium hirsutum isolate 1008001.06 chromosome D11, Gossypium_hirsutum_v2.1, whole genome shotgun sequence includes the following:
- the LOC107913399 gene encoding mitochondrial uncoupling protein 5, with protein MGVKGFVEGGIASIVAGCSTHPLDLIKVRMQLQGESHVPNPAVQALRPALAFQTTTTTTSSAIHMPPPPARVGPVATGIKIFRTEGVAALFSGVSATVLRQTLYSTTRMGLYDILKQKWTDKETKTMPLSRKITAGLIAGGIGAAVGNPADVAMVRMQADGRLPVSQRRNYTSVVDAITRMTKQEGVTSLWRGSSLTVNRAMLVTASQLASYDQIKEMILENGLMKDGLGTHVAASFSAGFVAAVASNPVDVIKTRVMNMKVEAGQKPPYAGALDCAIKTVKAEGPMALYKGFIPTISRQGPFTVVLFVTLEQVRKLLKDF; from the coding sequence ATGGGAGTGAAGGGTTTTGTTGAAGGAGGCATAGCCTCAATCGTGGCCGGGTGTTCGACCCACCCGCTTGATTTGATCAAAGTCCGAATGCAGCTCCAGGGTGAAAGCCATGTTCCCAATCCGGCTGTTCAAGCACTCCGCCCTGCTTTAGCCTTTCAGACAACCACTACTACCACCTCCTCTGCTATCCACATGCCTCCTCCGCCGGCGCGTGTTGGACCTGTGGCCACCGGGATCAAGATCTTCCGGACCGAAGGCGTCGCTGCTCTTTTTTCTGGCGTCTCTGCTACCGTCCTCCGCCAGACCCTCTATTCCACCACCCGCATGGGACTCTACGACATCCTAAAACAGAAGTGGACTGATAAAGAGACCAAAACAATGCCTCTCTCGCGGAAAATCACCGCCGGGCTAATCGCCGGGGGGATCGGCGCTGCCGTTGGGAACCCAGCCGACGTGGCGATGGTGCGAATGCAAGCTGACGGACGCCTCCCCGTATCTCAACGTCGTAACTATACCAGCGTTGTCGACGCCATCACTCGCATGACCAAACAAGAAGGCGTCACCTCCTTGTGGCGCGGCTCATCGCTGACGGTGAATCGTGCGATGTTGGTGACGGCATCGCAGCTTGCCTCCTACGATCAGATCAAAGAGATGATTTTGGAAAACGGGCTGATGAAAGATGGGCTGGGGACACACGTGGCAGCGAGCTTTTCAGCCGGGTTTGTTGCGGCAGTGGCGTCGAATCCCGTTGATGTGATAAAAACAAGGGTGATGAACATGAAGGTGGAGGCAGGGCAAAAGCCGCCGTACGCCGGCGCTTTGGATTGTGCTATCAAGACGGTGAAGGCGGAAGGGCCGATGGCTTTGTATAAAGGGTTTATACCCACAATCTCGAGACAGGGACCATTTACGGTGGTGCTGTTTGTGACGCTGGAACAGGTCCGGAAGTTGCTTAAGGACTTTTAA